A genomic region of Pseudoxanthomonas suwonensis contains the following coding sequences:
- a CDS encoding LacI family DNA-binding transcriptional regulator, with the protein MGRQAVTIRDVAREANVSVATVSRALNGHSNVAEPVRRQVLEVAHRLRYSPHAAARSLSSRSTQTIGVVLPDLHGEFFSELIRGIDSRARAAGRHLLLSSYHGDPDEQAAALRAMRGRVDGLLVMSPYAERPGFLAENLPQSLPVVLISTQQHEPAWPVFEIDNHAGAVAMTRHLLSLGHRHLAFIGGPEHNHDARERLRGFRDAIASESGARGSEYPGDFGEASGHRAGRAILDTGDRPDAVFAANDMMALGCLYAFAQAGLEVPRDIALAGFDDIPLARFVHPSLTTMRVSIAELGGNALKRLLVEIEAGEAVLEPRHVLVPELVVRQSSAAPARPVAARRTKKSE; encoded by the coding sequence ATGGGACGCCAGGCGGTCACCATCCGCGATGTCGCACGCGAGGCCAATGTCTCGGTGGCCACCGTGTCCCGTGCCCTGAACGGACACAGCAACGTCGCCGAGCCGGTACGCCGGCAGGTGCTGGAAGTGGCCCACCGCCTGCGCTACAGCCCGCACGCGGCCGCGCGCAGCCTCAGCAGCCGCAGCACCCAGACCATCGGCGTGGTGCTGCCGGACCTGCATGGCGAATTCTTCTCCGAACTGATCCGCGGCATCGACTCGCGGGCGCGCGCCGCCGGGCGCCACCTGCTGCTGTCCAGCTACCACGGCGATCCCGACGAGCAGGCCGCCGCGCTGCGCGCGATGCGCGGGCGGGTGGACGGGCTGCTGGTGATGTCGCCCTACGCCGAGCGCCCGGGCTTCCTGGCCGAGAACCTGCCGCAGTCGCTGCCGGTGGTGCTGATCAGCACCCAGCAGCACGAGCCGGCCTGGCCGGTGTTCGAGATCGACAACCATGCCGGCGCGGTGGCGATGACCCGCCACCTGCTCTCGCTGGGCCACCGGCACCTCGCCTTCATCGGCGGGCCCGAGCACAACCACGATGCGCGCGAGCGCCTGCGCGGCTTCCGCGACGCCATCGCCAGCGAGAGCGGCGCGCGCGGCAGCGAATACCCGGGTGATTTCGGCGAGGCCTCGGGCCATCGCGCCGGACGCGCGATCCTGGACACGGGCGATCGCCCCGATGCGGTGTTCGCCGCCAACGACATGATGGCGCTGGGTTGCCTGTACGCCTTCGCCCAGGCGGGCCTGGAAGTGCCGCGCGACATCGCGCTCGCCGGGTTCGACGACATCCCGCTGGCGCGGTTCGTTCACCCTTCGTTGACCACGATGCGGGTGAGTATCGCCGAACTCGGCGGAAACGCCCTGAAGCGCCTGCTGGTGGAGATCGAGGCCGGCGAGGCGGTGTTGGAACCACGCCATGTGCTGGTGCCCGAACTGGTCGTGCGCCAGTCCAGCGCCGCGCCGGCGCGGCCGGTGGCCGCCAGGCGTACGAAGAAGTCCGAATAG